The following proteins come from a genomic window of Canis lupus dingo isolate Sandy chromosome 20, ASM325472v2, whole genome shotgun sequence:
- the LOC112666886 gene encoding olfactory receptor 7C1-like: MESGNQTHTSEFLLLGFSGKLEIQFMLFGMFLSVYLVTFAGNLLIILAICSDSHLHTPMYFFLANLSFADICFTSTTIPKMLLNIQTQSKTITYEGCLSQIFFFIVFGCLDNLLLTVMAYDRFVAICHPLHYLVIMNPQLCGLLALGSWCVSVMGSLLETLTLLRLSFCTNMKIPHFFCDLPEVLKLACSDTLINNIVVYSTTGLLAVIPFHGILFSYYQIVSSVLSISSAAGKYKAFSTCLSHLLVVSLFYGTGLGVYLSSAVTSSSRMSLVASVMYTIVTPMLNPFIYSLKNRDMKGALRSVLGRVVPVSIGTIIGFS; encoded by the coding sequence ATGGAATCAGGAAATCAAACACACACGTCAGAATTTCTCCTCCTCGGGTTTTCAGGGAAGCTAGAGATTCAGTTCATGCTCTTTGGGATGTTCCTATCTGTATACTTGGTCACCTTCGCTGGGAATCTGCTCATCATCCTGGCCATCTGCTCAGACTCCCATCTCCACACACCCATGTATTTCTTCCTCGCCAACCTGTCCTTTGCTGACATCTGtttcacctccaccaccatcccCAAGATGCTGTTGAACATTCAGACTCAGAGCAAAACCATAACATATGAAGGATGTCTCagtcagatattttttttcattgtgtttggATGCCTGGACAATTTACTCCTGACcgtgatggcctatgaccgctttGTGGCCATCTGTCACCCCCTGCACTACTTGGTCATCATGAACCCCCAGCTCTGTGGACTGCTAGCCTTGGGGTCTTGGTGCGTCAGTGTCATGGGCTCCCTTCTCGAGACCTTGACCCTTTTGAGGCTATCTTTCTGCACAAACATGAAAATCCCACACTTTTTTTGTGATCTTCCTGAAGTCCTGAAGCTTGCCTGTTCTGACACCCTCATCAATAACATAGTGGTGTATTCTACAACTGGGCTTCTGGCTGTGATTCCTTTCCATGGAATACTTTTCTCATACTATCAAATTGTTTCCTCTGTACTCAGCATTTCCTCAGCTGCAGGCAAGTACAAAGCCTTTTCCACGTGTTTGTCTCACCTCTTGGTGGTCTCCTTGTTCTATGGCACAGGCCTGGGGGTCTACCTCAGTTCTGCAGTCACTTCATCCTCTAGAATGAGTCTGGTGGCTTCAGTTATGTACACCATTGTCACTCCCATGCTGAACCCCTTCATCTATAGCTTGAAGAACAGGGACATGAAGGGGGCTCTGAGAAGTGTCCTGGGCAGGGTGGTACCTGTCAGCATTGGGACCATTATAGGATTCTCCTGA